The Ancylobacter sp. WKF20 genome contains a region encoding:
- a CDS encoding cyclophilin-like fold protein, giving the protein MKVDFAFDQHAFTATLFDTPAAREFAAMLPLDLVIDDYATNEKIAYLPCKLTEAGSGPFAEEAPGDLAYYAPWGNLVFYYAGYRYSPGLIRLGRLEGGVTPLLTRGRFPLTATARR; this is encoded by the coding sequence ATGAAAGTCGACTTCGCCTTTGACCAACACGCCTTCACCGCGACGCTGTTCGACACGCCGGCGGCGCGTGAGTTCGCCGCGATGCTGCCGCTCGATCTGGTGATCGACGACTACGCGACCAATGAGAAGATCGCCTATCTGCCGTGCAAGCTCACCGAGGCCGGGAGTGGGCCGTTCGCCGAAGAGGCGCCCGGCGACCTCGCCTATTACGCGCCCTGGGGCAATCTCGTCTTTTATTACGCCGGCTATCGCTATTCCCCCGGCCTGATCCGGCTGGGGCGGCTTGAGGGCGGGGTGACGCCGCTGCTGACACGCGGGCGCTTCCCGCTGACCGCCACGGCGCGGCGCTGA